Proteins encoded by one window of Sphaerodactylus townsendi isolate TG3544 linkage group LG04, MPM_Stown_v2.3, whole genome shotgun sequence:
- the BHLHA15 gene encoding class A basic helix-loop-helix protein 15 translates to MKAKSKGAKRRREVHEDAPHQEAAQKRDELLKCSRRQEKRNKASAKAAARSTKLPWSNKDRRLRRLESNERERQRMHNLNNAFQALREVIPHVRAENKLSKIETLTLAKNYIKSLTSTILRMSNGHLPPAVDGSSSGSRSKLYEHYQQQCGEEESTEQLQKYSTQIHSFRQGS, encoded by the coding sequence ATGAAGGCcaaaagcaaaggagccaagcGTAGGCGCGAGGTCCACGAGGACGCCCCCCACCAAGAAGCAGCCCAGAAGAGAGATGAGCTACTGAAATGTTCACGGCGCCAGGAGAAGAGGAACAAAGCCAGCGCCAAGGCGGCTGCGCGGTCCACGAAGCTTCCCTGGAGCAATAAAGACAGGCGGTTGCGGCGCCTGGAGAGCAACGAACGCGAGCGCCAGCGCATGCACAACCTCAACAACGCTTTTCAGGCCTTGCGGGAGGTCATCCCCCATGTCCGGGCGGAGAACAAGCTGTCAAAAATCGAGACCCTCACCTTGGCCAAAAACTACATCAAATCTCTCACCTCGACGATCCTCCGGATGTCCAACGGACACTTGCCTCCCGCCGTCGACGGGTCCAGTTCTGGCAGCAGGTCCAAACTCTACGAACATTATCAGCAGCAATGTGGGGAAGAGGAATCTACAGAGCAGCTTCAGAAATATTCGACCCAGATCCACAGCTTCCGGCAAGGCAGCTAA